ATCACGTCCTGAGCCTCGCTCGGCGGTGTCGGCGCGAAGTGCGCGGTGGGGTCGCTGCCGAGCGACCAGACGGGCAGGGTGCGTGCGCTGGACATGCGAAAACTCCGTGGCCAATTGCCGGTCCACGATACGCAGCGCGGGTGATCGCCATGTCACCGCAGCGTCGTGTGCGTGGCAACGCATGCAGGGTTCGCCTGCACGTTGTGCACGTCGCGCCGCCGCGGGCAACGCTTGAAATTCTTCACGGCGGGGCTGGTGCCGGCGGCGATCGACGTACGCGGTCACGGCGTATCCGAACGTTGCGTTCGCGTTGGACCTGGGCGCGCCGCTGAAGTGGAAATGGGCGCCGCCGCACTAGCAGGCGGCAGGCGTGGCTGGGTGCGACGTGGTCGACCGTGGCGCGGCAAGCCGATGTTCGAAACGCTAGACGGGCGCAGGCTGGCGCTGGAATCGTACCTGGCATGGAGGCCCAGCACGCGTCGCGGTCGCGCACCGCACACCCCTCTACCTCGATGGGCGAACGCTGCAGGCGATATTCCAGTCCGCTTGGCGTCGCGGAGTAGTTGCTCTCCCTCGAAACAGCGGTGGCGCAGTTCGAGCGGCTGGCCCTACTCGGCGCGGCATGCTGCATGCGAGCGTCCGCAGAGGATCGAGGCATCGTCCGCAAACGCAAAACGCCCGGTAGATCGTGGATCTACCGGGCGTCGGAACTGCAGATGGAGGCCTGGGTCGGAATTGAACCGGCGTACGCGGATTTGCAGTCCGCTGCATAACCACTCTGCCACCAGGCCGGTGGACTGGATTCTAGCCGAAACCGCCAACGGCGGTCCGACAAAACAAAGCCCCGCTGACGGGGCTCTATCTGAATCTGGAGCGGGAAACGAGACTCGAACTCGCGACCTCAACCTTGGCAAGGTTGCGCTCTACCAACTGAGCTATTCCCGCTTGGGAGCCCGGCATTCTACAGCCCCCGCCGGCGTTGCGCCAGCCTCCCCGGCAAAAAATCCGGCGCGCAGATCGCCGCCCGGAAAACACCGGCGGCACGGCGGCATCTGGCAACAGGCGGTCCCGCCAGGTCGCGCCGTCATCGTGGGCAGGGAGGCACGGGCCAGCGCCGCTCAGTGCGCAGCGAACAACCACGCCAGCGACGTCGCCAGCAACAGCGCAAGCCCGGCCAGCAAGCGCGGCCGGCGCAGCCAGCGCCGCGGCTGGCGGTCCACCGCGTTGGCGCTGGCGACGCGCAGCAGGCCGTGCGCGAAGCCGTGGCGGTCCATGCTGCGGTCGCAGGCGTCCACGCAGGCGCCGCAGGCGGTGCAGGCGTAGTGCGGGCCGTTGCGCAGGTCGATGCGTGCCGGGCAGGCGTCGATGCAGGCGCTGCAGTCCACGCAGTCGCCGAGCTGGGCGTCGCTGAACTTGGGCAGGATGCCGGCGTAGGCGGCCAGTGCCTCGCTGCGCCGGCCGTCCTGGCCGGCGAGCCGGGCGATGCCGGCGCGCAGCGCGTAGTCGCGGGCGGTGCCGGCGTCGAGCAGGCGTCGCCCGCGCTGGGCCACGCTGCCCTGGCCGCAGGCGCGCGCACCGCGCGGTTCGCCGCGCCGTGCGTCGTAGCCGATCAGCGGCGTGTCGCGGTCGCACAGCAGCGGCTGCAGCCGCGCGTAGGGGCACAGGTAGCGGCACGCCTGGCTGCGCAGGAAACCGGCGTTGCCCCAGGTGGCCAGGGCGTAGAACAGCACCCAGAAGGTTTCCCAGCCGCTCCAGGCGAACGGGCGCACGCGCGCGACCAGCTCGGCGATCGGCGCGAAATAGCCGACGAAGCTGATCCCGGTCCACAGCGCCAGCGCCGCCCAGACCACGTGGCGCGCGGCCGCCGGCCAGGCGGCGAAGCGCCGTTCCAGCCAGGCGAAGGCCTGGCTCCAGACCGTCTGCGGGCAGGCGAAGCCGCACCACACCCGTCCGGCCAGCGTGGTCGTCACCGCCAGCGCGGCGATCGCGGCGAGCAGCGCCAGCAGCAGCCAGCCGATGTCGTGCGGCCACAGGGTCCAGCCGAACAACTGCAGGCGCCGCGCCGGCAGGTCGAGCTGCAAAGCCTGGCGGCCGTCCCAGCGCAGCCATGGCAGCAGGTAGAACGCGGCGAACAGCAGCCACAGCACGCCGCCGCGCGCGCGCGTGTAGCGGTTGCGCAGCGGTGCCACGGTGTGGGCGGCGGCCACGGCGGGCGTGGCGATCGTGCGCGATGGAATGGCGCGGGGCGTAGGCGTGCCGCTCACGGCAACGGCTCCTCGGCATCGTCGCCGCCGGCGCGCGGCGCCGGTCGCGACAGGAATCCGGTCAACCCGCTCGACGCCAGCGTCGCCAGCCAGAACATGAAGAAGCCCAGCGTGTAGCCGAACTCGCGGCTCAGCTGGCGGCCCGGGAAACTGATGTCGCGCAGCGCCAGCGGATCGACCACGGCGAAGAACAGCACGCTCATCGCGCCGGCGACCAGGAAGCTGGGCCACAGCACCACGCCCAGCCGCTGCACCAGCGGCCGCGGCGCGGCGGGATCGAACAGCGGGTCGAGCAGGGGATCGTCGCTGGGGGTCATGCGGGCGGACTCCATGGCGGAAGGGAGAGGTGCGGCATGCGCCGGGGTGGTGCCGCGTGCGGACCGGCGCGCCTCGCACGCGGCCGCGCCGCCGATCCCCCGTCGACGGCGGCGCAGGCGCATGCCGCCCACGCAGACTAGGCAGCGCGGCGCGTGGCGACATTGATCCTGATCAAGGCCGGGCCGGCACCGATGCGGATACTGGACGCATCGAACAGGAACGCCGCCATGCATGACCCCATCGCCGCCTTGCCGTTGCCCGGGCCGGACTTGTGCAGCGAGGACGAAGTGACCGCGCTGGTGGACGCGTTCTACCGCCGCGTGCGCGCCGACCCGGAACTGGCCGCGGTGTTCGCCGCGCACATCGAGGACTGGGACGCGCACCTGCTGCAGCTGAGCGACTTCTGGTCGGCGATGCTGCGCGGCACGCGGCGCTTCCGCGGCGCGCCGATGCCCAAGCACATGGCCATGCGCGAACTCAGCGCGGCGCTGTTCCAGCGCTGGCTGAGCCTGTTCCGCGCCACCACCGCCGAGTTGGACAACGCGCCGATGCGCGTGCTGGCCGACGACATCGCCGCGCGCATCGCCGACACCTTCTGGCGCCGCCACCAGATGAGCTGGCGGCCGTTCGAGCCGGTCACGTCGTTGCCGCCGGCCGATTGATCCAAGTCAAGGCGGCCCGCCGCCGCCGCGCGCAAGCTCGTGTCCATGGACATCCTCACCGCTC
This sequence is a window from Xanthomonas sp. CFBP 8443. Protein-coding genes within it:
- a CDS encoding 4Fe-4S dicluster domain-containing protein produces the protein MRNRYTRARGGVLWLLFAAFYLLPWLRWDGRQALQLDLPARRLQLFGWTLWPHDIGWLLLALLAAIAALAVTTTLAGRVWCGFACPQTVWSQAFAWLERRFAAWPAAARHVVWAALALWTGISFVGYFAPIAELVARVRPFAWSGWETFWVLFYALATWGNAGFLRSQACRYLCPYARLQPLLCDRDTPLIGYDARRGEPRGARACGQGSVAQRGRRLLDAGTARDYALRAGIARLAGQDGRRSEALAAYAGILPKFSDAQLGDCVDCSACIDACPARIDLRNGPHYACTACGACVDACDRSMDRHGFAHGLLRVASANAVDRQPRRWLRRPRLLAGLALLLATSLAWLFAAH
- a CDS encoding group III truncated hemoglobin, producing the protein MHDPIAALPLPGPDLCSEDEVTALVDAFYRRVRADPELAAVFAAHIEDWDAHLLQLSDFWSAMLRGTRRFRGAPMPKHMAMRELSAALFQRWLSLFRATTAELDNAPMRVLADDIAARIADTFWRRHQMSWRPFEPVTSLPPAD